A genomic segment from Xyrauchen texanus isolate HMW12.3.18 chromosome 21, RBS_HiC_50CHRs, whole genome shotgun sequence encodes:
- the LOC127661255 gene encoding uncharacterized protein LOC127661255, which yields MPRKGKRSQAQKIRWRKLDLEDEQTTPSRINKIGQACIIQDSAPFCDRQQAEDGHEAPRVLSVQASHCQNDARNQPIELRIAEKIKWATTIQMTSWIPAYVLISFLKFYF from the exons ATGCCGCGGAAAGGAAAGAGATCTCAGGCTCAAAAAATTCGTTGGAGAAAGTTGGACCTGGAGGATGAACAGACCACACCCTCCAGGATTAACAAG ATTGGACAAGCATGCATCATTCAAGATTCAGCTCCATTTTGTGATCGCCAACAGGCAGAAGATGGTCACGAGGCACCCAGAGTTTTATCTGTGCAGGCTTCTCATTGCCAGAATGATGCAAG GAACCAGCCAATTGAACTCAGAATCGCTGAGAAGATCAAGTGGGCTACAACAATACAGATGACAAGCTGGATACCAGCTTACGTGCTCATCTCTTTCCTTAAGTTTTATTTCTGa